DNA from Intestinimonas massiliensis (ex Afouda et al. 2020):
GGTCTGGTCCTCCTGGACTGGGAGGATCAGGTAATCCGGCCGGCCATTCTCTGGAATGATGGTCGGGCCGTCCAGGAGACCGCCTGGCTCAACCGGGAAATAGGGGAGGACCGGCTTTCCGCCCTGACCGGCAACATCGCCTTTGCCGGTTTTACCGCCCCCAAGCTCCTGTGGGTCCGCGCACACGAGCGGGAGCGTTTTTCCAGAATTGATAAGATCATGCTACCCAAAGACTTTTTGGCCTATCGCATGACGGGCGTGCACAGTACAGACTATTCCGACGCGGCCGGCACGCTCCTGCTGGATACCGCCCATAAGCAGTGGTCGGCCGAAATGTTGCGGATCTGCGGGATTCGTGCAGAGCAGCTTCCGGTGCTCCGGGAAAGCTGGCAGGTCACCGGCACCCTGCGGCCGGAGGCGGCCCGGGCACTGGGACTGCCGGAATCTGTGCGGGTGTGCGCCGGGGCGGGAGACAACGCCGCGGCCGCCGTTGGCACTGGCACCCTGACTGACGGGAGCTGCAATCTCTCCCTGGGCACATCGGGCACCCTTTTTATCACCTGCGATCAGTTCCGTCTGCCCCAAAATCACGCCCTGCACGCCTTTGCCCATGCCACCGGCGGCTATCACCTGATGGGCTGCATGCTCAGTGCCGCCGCCTGCAACCAGTGGTGGATGGAGAACATCCTGAAAAGCGGCGACTTCAGCGGCGAACAGGCGCACGTTTCCCAGCTAGGCAACAATCCCGTACTGTTTGCTCCTTACCTGATGGGGGAGCGCACCCCCCACAACGATACGGCGGTCCGGGGCGCCTTTGTGGGGCTCTCCCTGGACACCTCCCGGGGGCAGATGACCCAAGCGGTGCTGGAGGGCGTGGCCTTTGCGTTTCGGGACGCGCTGGAGATCGCCAGATCCGTGGGAGCGGAGGTCCGGCGGGCCACTGTCTGCGGCGGAGGCGCCAAGAGTCCGGTGTGGCGTCACATCCTGGCAAATGTACTGAACATTCCTATGGATTACATTCAGACCGAGGGTCCGGCCATGGGAGCGGCCATGCTGGCGGTCAAGGGCTGCGGCGCCTGCGGCAGTCTGGAGGAGCTGGCGGCCAGGACGCTTCAGGTCACGGACACAGCCTTTCCGGATGCTGAGATTGTACGTCGGTATGAGGCACGCTATCCAGTATTTCGGGCCCTCTACCCGACCCTGCGCACCCTGACTTAGAATCCTTTTTTCAAAATACACCTGCGGCGGCCCAGGACCTGAGAGATGTCATAGGTGAAGGAGAAGCCCGATGTCTGGGGGAAGGCGTCGGAGCCCCGCGCCGGATCGATGCGCTCCGCCGCGTCAATGGCAGTGCCGCTCACGGCCTGTTCCATCAAGTGATAGAGCTCTCCGGCCGTAATCGTGACGGATACCACCTGACCATCTACGGCAAAGACCTGGTAGACATCGGCCAGGGTGATGGTGCCGCCGGGCAGGCTGTTTCCCAGATGTCCCCCGCAGGCGATGGCCACGTCGGTCTGCCCCGCCTGTCGGAAGGCACCCGCTGTCAGAGCCCCCCAGGGCCGTCTCCGTGACCCTGGCCCCATAGGACTGGGCAATAGCCCGGGGCGTCATGGCTCCCTCGCTGACGGCGACCACGACCCCAGCGTCTGCACCCTCGTATACCACCGCCTCCGCCGGTGCAGCCAAAAGGCCGGTCAGCGCCAGCAGGACCGGCGGTCCGCCCGCCCACTTACGCCCCATAGATCTCATGGATAAAGTGGCAGGCCGTCAGATGGTCCGGGCCGCACTCCACCAGTGTCGGCTGTTCGCAGGCGCATCTCTCTTTCGCATAGGGGCAGCGGGCCAAAAAACGGCAGCCCGACTCCGGGTCCACCGGCGAGGTAACCTCCCCCTTCAGTAGAATGTGCCGCCGTTCCCGGTGGAGGCCGGGAACAGGGATGGCCGAGATGAGTCCCCGGGTATAGGGATGCATGGGACGACAAAAGAGCTCCTTGGCTGGAGCCTTTTCCACCATCTGCCCCTTACACATTACCAGGATATCATCGGAGATATGACGGACCACGGACAGATCGTGGGTGATGAACATATAGGCGAGCCCCTTGTCACGCTGCAATTCTTTCAGCAGATTCAGAACCTAGGCCTGGATGGATACGTCCAGGGCGGAGATCGGCTCGTCACATACCACGAAATCCGGGTCCAGCGCAAGTGCACGGGCGATGCCGATCCGTTGGCGGCGCCCGTCATCTAGTTCATGGGGGTAGGCGCAGGCCATGTGGGCCGAGATGCCCACAGTGTCCATCAATTCCTTGACCCGGCGCTCCTCCTCGTCGTGGGTCCGGCAAACTCTGAATATCCGCAGGAGTTCTGCAATCAGCTCCGCCATACATAGGCAGGGGTCCAGCGAGGAGAAGGGGTCCTAAAAGATCATCTGCATCTGGCGGCGCAGTTGCTTGCGTCGGCGCCCCCGGGCGCGGGTAATATCCTCCCCTTTGAAGCAGATCTGCCCTCCGCCGCAGGCGGTCAGCGTGAGCGCCGCCACCAAAATGAGCGCGGGCAAGTAAAATGTAAAGATTTTGTGCTTTTTTGCAAAAAGGCGGTGCGGATACGCAGGCGTATCCGCACCGCTCGACCACATGTTTCACTCTGCGTCGTCACAGCAGTTCACACCGCAGGGACAGCACCGCCTGCCCGCCCACCAGTACCTTGGGGCCCGACGGGGTCTCCAGCAGCCGGGTCCGGATCTCCGAGGGTTTCCCCATGGACTCCCCCTGGAAAAAGCGGCTCTCCGCCCCGGCCTCCACCAGCCCCAGGCGGTACAGATAGTAGGTCAGCGCCCCGTTGGAGGTGCCGGTGGCCGCCTCCTCCGGGATGGCGTAACGGGGGGCGAAGTTCCGGCACAGGGCCACCGCCCGGGTCCCCGGCGTCCGGCAGAACATGTGGACCCCCACCACGTCCAGCTCCTCCGACAGGCGCTTCACCTCGGCCTCATCCTGGATGGCCGCCGCCAAAGTCTCCCCGCTGTCCACCGGCAGCAGGACGTCGGCCAGCCCGGTGCTCACCACCTGCACCGGCAGATCAACAGGACGACACTCCTCCGGCAGGCCATAGGCCCGGTACACCGCCGCCGCCTCCCGGTCGGTGAGGGCCCGCAGCACCCGGGGCGGGGCCATGTCCATCCACACGGCCTCCTCCTCCACCTGGATGGCCAGCGCCCCCGCCCGCGTCAGGGCGGTACAGCCCCCGACCGGCAGGCCGTCCGCCTCCCGCAGCACCGTGAAGGCGGCGATGGTGGCATGGCCGCACAGGTCCACCTCCCCCTCCGGCGTGAAGTAGCGCAGCCGGAACCGGTCCGGACCCAGCCGCTTTACGAACGCCGTCTCCGAGTGCCGGAGCTCGGCGGCCAGGGCCTGCATGAAACCCGGCTCCGGGAAGTCCTCCCCCGCCGGGAGCAGCGCCACCCCCGCCTGGTTCCCGGCAAACCGCCGCTTTGCAAAGGCATCCACTATAAAAAGCCGCATACTGCCTCCTTTTCCGGTCTACAGGGTCTTGTAGAAATCCAGGGTGCGAAATCCCCGGTCGAGCTGAGCCAGCAGAAAGCCCTCACAGGCCGCAGCCATCCGGGACAGGCTCTCCGGCGGGAGGGCAAAGGAAAACAGCCTTTTGGGGTCGCCGTACACCACATGGCGCATGGCGGCCAGGGCAGCGGTATCCAAAACCCGCGCGGGCCCGCCGCCGCTGCCGCAGTGTCCGCAGCGCAGCACCCCTTCCGCCAGATCCAGAGCGGGCTGCTCCGGCTCGGGCAGGCCGCAGACGGCGCAGGCGTCCAGCAGCGGCTCGTAGCCTGCCAGGCACAGCAGCTTGAGCTCAAAGGCCGCCTTTACCAGCGGCAGGGGCTTCTTCAGCTTGTCCAGGGCATACATGGAGTTGAGGATGAGGGACAAAAGCCCGGCGTCCGGCCTGCCCTCCTCGGCCACCAGCTCGGTGACCTCGGCAAAATAGGAGCACAGAGCCAGCTTCTCCACGTCCTGCCGGACGCCCCAGAAGAGCTCCAGCGCTTCCGCCTCGTTGAGGGTAAAATAATCCCGGTACTCGAACAGCGTCATATCCGACCAGACCAAAAGCTGGGCTGAGGCCGCCAGCGGGCTGTTCTTCCGGCGGCACCCCCGGGCCTTTACCGTCCGCTTGCCGCCCTCCCGGGTGAGGACGGTCAGGATCTTGTCGGCCTCTTTATAGCTGGTCTCCCGCAGGACCAGGCCCTGTGTCGTAATGTGCATGGTTCCACCTGCCCGCTATGTACGGCCGCGGGGCCGGGCAGTCCGGCTTACGCCGAATGCTCCTCCCGCGCCGTCTGTTCCTCCGCCTCCCACAGGAAGCGGCAGAGGGTATATGCCTCCGGCAAGCCGGTCTTCAGAAACAGATCCCACATGGTCTCAGCATCCATGGCTCTGGCCCCCTTTGTTCTTAGGGTGCCTGTCCGCGGATGGATTATGAGCGGTAAAATTTAATCGTCCCGATAGCCCACATTGTGGATAAAATTCAAATTATCCCGCCAGTTTTCTTTGACCTTTACCCAGGTCTCCAGATAGACCCTGGCCCCCATAAAGGCCTCCATGTCCTGCCGGGCCAGGGAGGAGATCTTCTTCAGCATGGCGCCGTTTTTGCCGATGATAATGCCCTTGTGGCTGGTCTTTTCGCAGTAGATGGTGGCGTCCACGTCGATGATTTCGTTGTCCCGCTCGGAAAATCGGGTGATCTCCACGGCGGTGCCATGAGGGATCTCCTGATCCAGGCAGAGCAGCAGCTTCTCCCGCAAAATCTCCGCCATGACCTGGCGCTCGGGCTGGTCGGTAACCATGCCCTCGGGGAAGAGCTGCGGCCCCTCCGGCAAAAAACCGGCCAGCACGGTGAGCAGGTCCTCCACCCCCTCCCCGTTTTTGGCGGAGATAGGCACGATGGCCTGAAAATCATGGGCGGCCTGATAGGCCCGCATGACGGCCAGCAGGTCCTCCTTTTTCACGGTGTCAATCTTATTGATGACCAGCACGGCGGGGACCCCCAGCGCCCGGATGCGGCCGATGAGCTCCTCCTCCGGCCCGCCCACGTTGGCGATGGGCTCCACCAGAAGCATCACCGCGTCCACGTCGGCCACGCTCTGCTTCACCACTCCCACCATGTAGTCGCCCAGCTTGGTCCGGGCCTTGTGGAGGCCGGGGGTGTCGATGAACACGAACTGGCTGTCCCCCCGGTTGAGGACGGCGCAGATGCGGTTGCGGGTGGTCTGGGGCTTATTGGTGACGATGGCAATCTTCTCCCCCACCAGGGCGTTGGTCAGGGTGGACTTTCCCACGTTGGGCCGCCCCACGATGGTGATCATGCCGGATCTCTTGATGTTCATAATTTATCCTCTATTCTCTCGTAATGCCTAACTGGTTCAGGATGGCTTCCTCCCGCGCCCGCATCCGGGCTTTCTGCGGGCCGTCGTCCATGTGGTCGTAGCCCAGCAGGTGGAGCACCGAGTGGACGGCCAGATAAGCCAGCTCCCGTTTGGTGCCGTGGCCGTATTCCTCCCCCTGAGCTCTGGCCCGCTCCATGGAGACCACCATATCCCCCAGCGGGAGCAGCCCGGTCTCCGGGTCGATTTCGGCCCCCTCCGCCGGGGGCTGCCCCGGGGTGAACTCGAACATGGGGAAGCTCAGCACGTCGGTGGGGGCGTCCACCCCCCGCTGCTCCAGATTGATCTGGTGGATGCCCTCGTCGTCGGTAAGGAGCACATCCACCTCACAGGGCACCGCCACGCCCTCCGCCGCCAGGGCGGCGGAGATGGTCTCCCGCAGCAGTCCGGCCCAGAGCTCGTCCCGCTCCAGCTCAGACTCGATGAGAATCTCATGTTCCATATCTCTCACGTCCTTACCCTCTGATAGGCCCGCCCGGCCTGGTAAAACAGCACCGCATAGTACACCGCCCCGCCGAAATAGAGCAGCAGGGCCGCCTGGGCAAAGGAGTAGGCCACCATGCGGAACACGCAGACGCACACGCTGCCAATGGCCATAATGTTCCAGCCGGTCAGCAGGTTCCGGGCCTTCAGGTCCGCGCCGTGGCTCGCCTGGAGCTCCGACAGGCCCTGGACCAGCCAGCGGGTAGCCGCCAACTGCAGCATCAGGGTGACCACCATCAGCAGCAGACCGACGACGTCAAACGCCCCGGTGAAAAAGCTCCGCACCCATATCAGGGCCGAGGCCCCGGCCATAGCCAGGGTCAGGGGCCGCACCCGGGTAAAGGTGGGGCACTCCACCTCCCCCATGCCGGCCCAGAAGAGCAGATAGCCCACGAAGCCCGGCGTCACGCTGACGCTTCCGATGTTATAGTCGATGAACAGGAACAGCAGTCCCACAAACAGTTTGCGCATATCCGTCCCGCCTTATTTCTTTTTCGGCATCCTGCGCCGGTTCTCGTCGTCCTCATAGGCCTTGATGATCCGCTGCACGATGACGTGCCGGACTACATCGGCCTCATTCAGGCGGCAGATGGCGATGTCCTCCACTCCGTTGAGCACCCGCATGGCCTCCTTTAGGCCGGAGACCTTGTCGGCGGGCAGGTCGATCTGGGTCACGTCGCCGGTGATGACGATCTTGGAGCCGAAGCCCAGCCGGGTGAGGAACATCTTCATCTGCTCCCGGGAGGTGTTCTGGGCCTCATCCAGGATGATAAAGGAGTCGTCCAGGGTCCGGCCGCGCATGTAGGCCAGAGGGGCCACCTCGATGTTGCCCCGCTCCAGGTATTTGGCGTAGTTTTCGGTGCCCAGCATGTCGAACAGGGCGTCGTACAGCGGCCGCAGATAGGGGTCCACCTTGGACTGGAGGTCGCCGGGCAGAAAGCCCAGCCGCTCCCCCGCCTCCACCGCCGGGCGGGTGAGAATGATGCGGTTGACCTGCCCGCCGCGGAAGGCCGCCACCGCCGCCGCCACCGCCAGATAGGTCTTGCCGGTGCCCGCAGGACCGATGCCCAGGGTGACGGTGTTTTTCCGGATGGCCTCTACGTACCGCTTCTGCCCGATGGTCTTGGCCTTGATGGGCTTGCCCTTGGCGGTGACGCACAGCGCGTCCCCCGCCAGCTCACCGATCTTGTCGGCGTTGCCCGAGCGGACGAGCTGGAGGATATAGCGGACGTTCTGCTCGTTGATCTGCTCCCCCCGGGAGGAGTAGGTCAGCAGGCCGTTGATGGCCTGGACGGCGGCCAGCACGTCCTCCCCCTCGCCGGAGACCTTCAGCTCCCCGTCCCGGCTCACCACCGCCACGGAGAGCTCCCGCTCGATGATGCGGATGTTCTCGTCGAAGGAGCCGAACAGGTTGACGGCCTCCTCCATGCGCTCGATACTGATGGTCTGTTCTGTCAAAAAGCCTCGCTCCTTATTGAATGGCGGCCGTGCCGCCCCCTTGTCCTATGTGCCCGCGCCAGGCAGGATGTGCCCTACCTGGCCCTCGAATTCCACTACCCGGCCGATCTGCTCCCGACACTCCGCCAGCAGCGTGACGACCAGGATGCCGTTTTCCTCCCGGACGGTAAAGTCCGTGCGCAGGACCTCGCCGTCCTCGCCCACCAGCCCGTCCAGCCGCTCCAGGAGCCGCTCCTCCAGCAGAGTGCGGGCGGCCTCGGCGTCCAGAGCCACCGGCTCGGTGGCATAGCCCCGATAGCGCTCGACCCGGAGGACCAGGGGCATCACCCGGCCGCCGGGAAGGGTCAGACTATGGGATGAGGTTATTTTATCATACTTGTCCAGGGAAATGCCACTATTTCCATAAAAATTGAGCCGCCGGTCCAGAATGCCCAGCGAATAGCGGGTGACCTCCTCCCCGGTGTAGCGCTTCACCTGGGCCTCCAGGGGGATTCGTGCCTCCAGGGTCCGCCAGGTGCGGGCCCACACGTTGCCCATGGCGTGGGTGATGCGGGTGCCCAGATCGGTATCGGCGTACTGGGGCTCGGGGACGTCGATGACGCCGGAGATGAGGATCTCCCCGGCCAGCACCGTGTCCCCCTCCTGAAACAGGGGCTGACCCTCCAGCACCTCCATATGGGTGATGATGCCGGTGGCCGCCGACACCACGTGGGAGGGCACCGTGCGGTCCACGATGTCCGGCTTGGGCACCTTTTCCCGGACGATGACCTCCGCCCGGGTGCCGTGGAGATTGACCGCCATCCAGCTCAGCGCGGGAATGCGGAGGAGGGCCTCCTGGCTGACCACCTTTTCATCGATGGACGGGCCGTAGGCGCCCACCCGCACCCCCTGGCGGTTGAGCTCGGAGAGGATGACGGCGGTGGACACGGCGCGGTTGCCGGTGACCTCGATGGTCAGGATGAACCGGGACAGCACGCACACCGCCGCCACCGCCAGAGCCAGCCCGGCCAGGAAGGCGTACCGCCTGCGGAATTTGGCCAGGAAAAAGGGAACTCCAACCCGGCGGGCGGCCTTGGCCTCGCACATTACCTTCTCCGCCAGGGTCCGGGCCTTTTTGGCGTCCTTTCGGGCGAAGCACAGCCGCAGCGTGTGGTCGTCCAGCCACTCCAGGCCCCAGAAGGGCACCGCGTTTTGGGCGCACAGGTTGAGGAACCGCTCGGGGAAAGCCCCCGTCACGGTGTAGAGGACGCTGCCCCGGAAAAAGTTGATGATCTTCTGCATGGCCGCCCTCCTATGCCAAATCGACCCCGGTGATGTCCCCGGTGATCAGCAGCTCCACCGCGTTCATGGCCCGCAGCTCCAGATTGGTCCCCCGGACCTTGACGATGAGCTTGCCGCCGCTGATGTGAATCTCATCGCTGCCGTAGGCCAGGATGCCCCTGTGATTTTCCATGCGGAGCTGCCGGTCTCCCAGCAGCTCCACCCGGGGCAGGCCCGCCACCACGTCGCCGGGCAGGTCGAACACCTCCGCCGTCTTTTCCAAAATACTCTCTTTGCGCGGTTTTTTCTCCATAGCGAGTCCTCCTGTCTGGTGATGTGTATGCAAAAGGGCCGGTCTCCTTGCCTGTCCAGCGGCAAAAGAGACCGGCCCCTCTTCTTTTTTCCTAGGGCTTTTGCAGTGCGCAGCCCTTCAGCCGCGCCCGCTTTTCCTTCCAGTCCGGCATCAGCCGGTCCATCACGGCGTAAAACCCCGGGCCGTGGTTGGGGTGGAGGAAGTGGACCAGCTCATGGAGGGTCACATAGTCCATCAGCTCCTCCGGCAGGGCGGCCAGGGCGGTGTTGAGTACGATCTTTCCCCGGGTCCAGTGACAGCTCCCCCACCGGCTGGTCATATACCGCGCCTGGAGGGCAGGGCG
Protein-coding regions in this window:
- the recO gene encoding DNA repair protein RecO, with the protein product MHITTQGLVLRETSYKEADKILTVLTREGGKRTVKARGCRRKNSPLAASAQLLVWSDMTLFEYRDYFTLNEAEALELFWGVRQDVEKLALCSYFAEVTELVAEEGRPDAGLLSLILNSMYALDKLKKPLPLVKAAFELKLLCLAGYEPLLDACAVCGLPEPEQPALDLAEGVLRCGHCGSGGGPARVLDTAALAAMRHVVYGDPKRLFSFALPPESLSRMAAACEGFLLAQLDRGFRTLDFYKTL
- a CDS encoding PhzF family phenazine biosynthesis protein, giving the protein MRLFIVDAFAKRRFAGNQAGVALLPAGEDFPEPGFMQALAAELRHSETAFVKRLGPDRFRLRYFTPEGEVDLCGHATIAAFTVLREADGLPVGGCTALTRAGALAIQVEEEAVWMDMAPPRVLRALTDREAAAVYRAYGLPEECRPVDLPVQVVSTGLADVLLPVDSGETLAAAIQDEAEVKRLSEELDVVGVHMFCRTPGTRAVALCRNFAPRYAIPEEAATGTSNGALTYYLYRLGLVEAGAESRFFQGESMGKPSEIRTRLLETPSGPKVLVGGQAVLSLRCELL
- a CDS encoding sporulation protein YqfD, with amino-acid sequence MQKIINFFRGSVLYTVTGAFPERFLNLCAQNAVPFWGLEWLDDHTLRLCFARKDAKKARTLAEKVMCEAKAARRVGVPFFLAKFRRRYAFLAGLALAVAAVCVLSRFILTIEVTGNRAVSTAVILSELNRQGVRVGAYGPSIDEKVVSQEALLRIPALSWMAVNLHGTRAEVIVREKVPKPDIVDRTVPSHVVSAATGIITHMEVLEGQPLFQEGDTVLAGEILISGVIDVPEPQYADTDLGTRITHAMGNVWARTWRTLEARIPLEAQVKRYTGEEVTRYSLGILDRRLNFYGNSGISLDKYDKITSSHSLTLPGGRVMPLVLRVERYRGYATEPVALDAEAARTLLEERLLERLDGLVGEDGEVLRTDFTVREENGILVVTLLAECREQIGRVVEFEGQVGHILPGAGT
- the era gene encoding GTPase Era, with protein sequence MNIKRSGMITIVGRPNVGKSTLTNALVGEKIAIVTNKPQTTRNRICAVLNRGDSQFVFIDTPGLHKARTKLGDYMVGVVKQSVADVDAVMLLVEPIANVGGPEEELIGRIRALGVPAVLVINKIDTVKKEDLLAVMRAYQAAHDFQAIVPISAKNGEGVEDLLTVLAGFLPEGPQLFPEGMVTDQPERQVMAEILREKLLLCLDQEIPHGTAVEITRFSERDNEIIDVDATIYCEKTSHKGIIIGKNGAMLKKISSLARQDMEAFMGARVYLETWVKVKENWRDNLNFIHNVGYRDD
- a CDS encoding 5'-nucleotidase C-terminal domain-containing protein — its product is MGPGSRRRPWGALTAGAFRQAGQTDVAIACGGHLGNSLPGGTITLADVYQVFAVDGQVVSVTITAGELYHLMEQAVSGTAIDAAERIDPARGSDAFPQTSGFSFTYDISQVLGRRRCILKKGF
- a CDS encoding PhoH family protein; translated protein: MTEQTISIERMEEAVNLFGSFDENIRIIERELSVAVVSRDGELKVSGEGEDVLAAVQAINGLLTYSSRGEQINEQNVRYILQLVRSGNADKIGELAGDALCVTAKGKPIKAKTIGQKRYVEAIRKNTVTLGIGPAGTGKTYLAVAAAVAAFRGGQVNRIILTRPAVEAGERLGFLPGDLQSKVDPYLRPLYDALFDMLGTENYAKYLERGNIEVAPLAYMRGRTLDDSFIILDEAQNTSREQMKMFLTRLGFGSKIVITGDVTQIDLPADKVSGLKEAMRVLNGVEDIAICRLNEADVVRHVIVQRIIKAYEDDENRRRMPKKK
- the ybeY gene encoding rRNA maturation RNase YbeY; its protein translation is MEHEILIESELERDELWAGLLRETISAALAAEGVAVPCEVDVLLTDDEGIHQINLEQRGVDAPTDVLSFPMFEFTPGQPPAEGAEIDPETGLLPLGDMVVSMERARAQGEEYGHGTKRELAYLAVHSVLHLLGYDHMDDGPQKARMRAREEAILNQLGITRE
- a CDS encoding oligopeptide/dipeptide ABC transporter ATP-binding protein, whose translation is MFITHDLSVVRHISDDILVMCKGQMVEKAPAKELFCRPMHPYTRGLISAIPVPGLHRERRHILLKGEVTSPVDPESGCRFLARCPYAKERCACEQPTLVECGPDHLTACHFIHEIYGA
- a CDS encoding ATP-binding cassette domain-containing protein codes for the protein MAELIAELLRIFRVCRTHDEEERRVKELMDTVGISAHMACAYPHELDDGRRQRIGIARALALDPDFVVCDEPISALDVSIQA
- the xylB gene encoding xylulokinase; its protein translation is MLYIGIDLGTSAVKLLLMEQSGRVLRTVQRRYPLSFPRNGWSEQSPEDWWSQTCAGTRALLEGFDPAAVDGISFGGQMHGLVLLDWEDQVIRPAILWNDGRAVQETAWLNREIGEDRLSALTGNIAFAGFTAPKLLWVRAHERERFSRIDKIMLPKDFLAYRMTGVHSTDYSDAAGTLLLDTAHKQWSAEMLRICGIRAEQLPVLRESWQVTGTLRPEAARALGLPESVRVCAGAGDNAAAAVGTGTLTDGSCNLSLGTSGTLFITCDQFRLPQNHALHAFAHATGGYHLMGCMLSAAACNQWWMENILKSGDFSGEQAHVSQLGNNPVLFAPYLMGERTPHNDTAVRGAFVGLSLDTSRGQMTQAVLEGVAFAFRDALEIARSVGAEVRRATVCGGGAKSPVWRHILANVLNIPMDYIQTEGPAMGAAMLAVKGCGACGSLEELAARTLQVTDTAFPDAEIVRRYEARYPVFRALYPTLRTLT
- a CDS encoding YabP/YqfC family sporulation protein: MEKKPRKESILEKTAEVFDLPGDVVAGLPRVELLGDRQLRMENHRGILAYGSDEIHISGGKLIVKVRGTNLELRAMNAVELLITGDITGVDLA